A segment of the Streptomyces sp. P9-A2 genome:
GCCCTCCTCGATGGTGAGGGATTGGGCGGTTTCGTCGGCCTGCGCCTTGCTCGCGGGTGCGAACACGGCGTACAGCCCCCCGGTGCATGCCAGCGCGAGGAGCAGAACGACGAGCGCCGCCAACGGGTGGCGTCGTCGTACGGAGAGCTTTTTCACGGATTACCCCGGTGTCAGGATCTTCTGCGTCGATGCTTCTGGTGAGTGCGCTTCTTCGAGCGCGCGGATTCGGGTCCGCCTACTTGATCATGTAGATCGTGGCGAAGAGGCCGATCCAGACGACATCGACGAAATGCCAGTAATAGGACACGACGATGGCCGCCGTCGCCTGGTCATGGGTGAACCTCCGAGCCGCGTAGGTCCGGCCCAGGACGAACAGGAAGGCGAAGAGGCCTCCCAGCACGTGCAGGCCATGGAAGCCGGTGGTCAGGTAGAAGACCGAACCGTAGGCGTCCGAGGAGATGGACAGACCCTCGTGCTTGACCAGCTCGGTGTACTCGATGACCTGGCCGGCGATGAAGACCGAGCCCATGATGAACGTGACGATGAACCACGCCCGGAGCTTCTTCACGTCACCGCGCTCGGCGGCGAAGACGCCGAGCTGGCAGGTGAGGGAGGAGAGCACCAGGATCGTGGTGTTCGTCAACGCGAACGGGAAGTTCAGCGTGTCGGCCTTCTCCGACCAGAAGTCGGGTCCGGTCACCGATCGCAGGGTGAAATACATTGCGAAGAGGGCCGCGAAGAACATCAGTTCGGAACTCAGCCAGATGATGGTTCCGACGCTGGTGAGGTTCGGTCGATTGACCGACGGGTGCGCGTGCCCGGTGTCTACTGTCGTTGCTGTCGCCACGCCGACATTATGTCGGTCGCTTATCCCGCCCTCACCCCGGGGGGTGCCGTTCGGTGCGTTCGCCCGTCGTGTACTGCCCGGATGGCCTATCGAAGCGGTGTCCGAACCAGTGTTGACAAGCTGCCGGAAGGGGTAGCATCCGCGCCATCGGCACCACTGGTGCCGGACGATGCCGTGCCCCCTCACGAGTGTGGAGGAACAATGCAGGCGACCGCCACGGTGCTGGTCTACAGCGACAACTCAGGCACCCGGGAGCAGGTGCGGCTCGCCACCGGCCGGCGGCCGGCCCCGGACGTACCCGTCGTGGAGTTCGTGGAGTGCGCGACCCTCCCGGCCGTCCTCAAGGAGCTGGAGCGGGGCGGGATCGATGTCTGCGTCCTGGACGGCGAGTCGTCGCCGGTGGGCGGTATGGGCGTGTGCCGCCAGATCAAGGACGAGATCTTCGCGTGTCCGCCGGTACTGCTGCTCATCGGCCGGCCCCAGGACGCCTGGCTGGCCACCTGGAGCCGCGCGGAGGCCGCTGTGACGCTGCCGGTGGAGCCGGTGGAGTTCGCCTCGGCCCTGGCCTCCCTGCTG
Coding sequences within it:
- the ctaE gene encoding aa3-type cytochrome oxidase subunit III, encoding MATATTVDTGHAHPSVNRPNLTSVGTIIWLSSELMFFAALFAMYFTLRSVTGPDFWSEKADTLNFPFALTNTTILVLSSLTCQLGVFAAERGDVKKLRAWFIVTFIMGSVFIAGQVIEYTELVKHEGLSISSDAYGSVFYLTTGFHGLHVLGGLFAFLFVLGRTYAARRFTHDQATAAIVVSYYWHFVDVVWIGLFATIYMIK